In Serinus canaria isolate serCan28SL12 chromosome 5, serCan2020, whole genome shotgun sequence, the following proteins share a genomic window:
- the NRIP3 gene encoding nuclear receptor-interacting protein 3 isoform X1, translated as MFYSGILTEPSRKEVEIREAASLRQQRRMKQAVQFIHKDSADLLPLDGLKKLGTSKDTQPHNILQKRLMETNLSKFRGSRGSWAPKDLSSQTNKLNQTKLDSLGKTEDEELIVVSCQCAGKELKAMVDTGSQHNLMSSACLDRLGLKEHLKALPVEEEMVSLPNKVKAIGQIERLSLTVGAVPVECAALVVEDNDQPFSFGLQTLKSLKCVINMEKHHLVLGQMDREEIPFVGVDSAEAGEHLEA; from the exons atgtTTTATTCGGGCATCCTGACAGAGCCGAGCAGGAAAGAAGTGGAGATAAGAGAAGCGGCGTCTCTCCGCCAGCAGAGGAGGATGAAGCAGGCGGTTCAGTTTATCCACAAGGATTCTGCAGATCTCCTCCCTCTGGACGGGCTGAAGAAGCTGGGCACGTCGAAGGATACT CAACCACATAACATCCTGCAGAAGCGCCTGATGGAGACAAACTTATCCAAGTTCCGAGGCAGCCGCGGCAGCTGGGCTCCCAAGGATCTCTCATCACAGACCAACAAGCTGAACCAAACCAAACTGGACAGCCTGGGGAAAACTGAGGATGAAGAGCTCATAGTGGTGAGCTGCCAG TGTGCGGGGAAGGAGCTGAAGGCCATGGTGGACACCGGCTCACAGCACAACCTCATGTCATCTGCCTGCCTGGACAGGCTAGG GTTAAAGGAGCACCTGAAAGCACTCCCTGTGGAAGAGGAGATGGTTTCCTTGCCAAACAAGGTGAAAGCCATCGGGCAGATCGAGCGTCTGTCGCTCACGGTGGGAGCGGTGCCTGTGGAATGCGCGGCCCTGGTCGTGG aagacaaCGACCAACCCTTTTCCTTTGGGCTGCAGACACTGAAGTCTCTGAAG TGTGTCATAAACATGGAGAAGCACCACCTCGTTCTGGGGCAGATGGACAGGGAGGAAATCCCGTTTGTGGGCGTTGACAGtgctgaggcaggagagca
- the NRIP3 gene encoding nuclear receptor-interacting protein 3 isoform X2: MFYSGILTEPSRKEVEIREAASLRQQRRMKQAVQFIHKDSADLLPLDGLKKLGTSKDTQPHNILQKRLMETNLSKFRGSRGSWAPKDLSSQTNKLNQTKLDSLGKTEDEELIVVSCQCAGKELKAMVDTGSQHNLMSSACLDRLGLKEHLKALPVEEEMVSLPNKVKAIGQIERLSLTVGAVPVECAALVVDNDQPFSFGLQTLKSLKCVINMEKHHLVLGQMDREEIPFVGVDSAEAGEHLEA; encoded by the exons atgtTTTATTCGGGCATCCTGACAGAGCCGAGCAGGAAAGAAGTGGAGATAAGAGAAGCGGCGTCTCTCCGCCAGCAGAGGAGGATGAAGCAGGCGGTTCAGTTTATCCACAAGGATTCTGCAGATCTCCTCCCTCTGGACGGGCTGAAGAAGCTGGGCACGTCGAAGGATACT CAACCACATAACATCCTGCAGAAGCGCCTGATGGAGACAAACTTATCCAAGTTCCGAGGCAGCCGCGGCAGCTGGGCTCCCAAGGATCTCTCATCACAGACCAACAAGCTGAACCAAACCAAACTGGACAGCCTGGGGAAAACTGAGGATGAAGAGCTCATAGTGGTGAGCTGCCAG TGTGCGGGGAAGGAGCTGAAGGCCATGGTGGACACCGGCTCACAGCACAACCTCATGTCATCTGCCTGCCTGGACAGGCTAGG GTTAAAGGAGCACCTGAAAGCACTCCCTGTGGAAGAGGAGATGGTTTCCTTGCCAAACAAGGTGAAAGCCATCGGGCAGATCGAGCGTCTGTCGCTCACGGTGGGAGCGGTGCCTGTGGAATGCGCGGCCCTGGTCGTGG acaaCGACCAACCCTTTTCCTTTGGGCTGCAGACACTGAAGTCTCTGAAG TGTGTCATAAACATGGAGAAGCACCACCTCGTTCTGGGGCAGATGGACAGGGAGGAAATCCCGTTTGTGGGCGTTGACAGtgctgaggcaggagagca